A window from Vulpes vulpes isolate BD-2025 chromosome 9, VulVul3, whole genome shotgun sequence encodes these proteins:
- the SHISA5 gene encoding protein shisa-5 isoform X3: MSGFGTTVAIGLTIFVLAVVTLIICFTCSCCCLYKMCRRPPRPVVTTTTATTVVHTPYPQPPSVPPGYPGPTYQGYHPMPPQPGMPAAPYPTQYPPPYPAQPMGPPAYHETLAGGAAMPYPASQPPYNPAYMDPPKAAP, from the exons ATGTCAGG GTTTGGGACAACTGTAGCCATTGGCCTGACCATCTTTGTGCTCGCTGTGGTCACCCTCATCATCTGCTTCACGTGTTCCTGCTGCTGTCTCTACAAGATGTGCCGCCGGCCACCACGTC CGGTGGTAACCACCACCACGGCCACCACCGTGGTACACACCCCTTACCCTCAGCCTCCAAGTGTGCCACCCGGCTACCCTGGACCGACGTACCAGGGCTACCACCCCATGCCCCCGCAGCCAGGGATGCCGGCAGCACCCTACCCGACACAGTACCCACCACCCTACCCTGCCCAGCCAATGGGCCCCCCGGCTTACCACGAAACATTGGCCG GAGGTGCCGCCATGCCCTACCCTGCCAGCCAGCCTCCTTACAACCCGGCCTACATGGACCCCCCGAAGGCAGCCCCCTGA
- the SHISA5 gene encoding protein shisa-5 isoform X4 gives MGFGTTVAIGLTIFVLAVVTLIICFTCSCCCLYKMCRRPPRPVVTTTTATTVVHTPYPQPPSVPPGYPGPTYQGYHPMPPQPGMPAAPYPTQYPPPYPAQPMGPPAYHETLAGGAAMPYPASQPPYNPAYMDPPKAAP, from the exons ATGGG GTTTGGGACAACTGTAGCCATTGGCCTGACCATCTTTGTGCTCGCTGTGGTCACCCTCATCATCTGCTTCACGTGTTCCTGCTGCTGTCTCTACAAGATGTGCCGCCGGCCACCACGTC CGGTGGTAACCACCACCACGGCCACCACCGTGGTACACACCCCTTACCCTCAGCCTCCAAGTGTGCCACCCGGCTACCCTGGACCGACGTACCAGGGCTACCACCCCATGCCCCCGCAGCCAGGGATGCCGGCAGCACCCTACCCGACACAGTACCCACCACCCTACCCTGCCCAGCCAATGGGCCCCCCGGCTTACCACGAAACATTGGCCG GAGGTGCCGCCATGCCCTACCCTGCCAGCCAGCCTCCTTACAACCCGGCCTACATGGACCCCCCGAAGGCAGCCCCCTGA
- the TREX1 gene encoding three-prime repair exonuclease 1 isoform X2 has protein sequence MQEPARLHPESLLPDCYLAQRQAPTMGSQAPAQGPVQTLIFLDLEATGLPSSQPKVTELCLLAVHRCALESSPTPQGQRPTVPPPPRVVDKLSLCVAPGKACSPEASKITGLSTAVLAAHGRQRFDADLANLLQAFLRRQPQPWCLVAHNGDRYDFPLLQAELAVLGLASILDGAFCVDSIAALKALEQAASPSEHGPRKSYSLGSIYTRLYGQAPPDSHMAEGDVLALLSICQWRPQALLQWVDANARPFSTVKPMYGVTASAGTNPTPSATTATIPLARARDTSVNIGRGRKPKTLPPVEGPEASPREGLLAPLGLLAFLTLAIATLYGLSLATPGQ, from the exons ATG CAAGAACCAGCCAGACTGCACCCTGAATCACTGCTGCCTGACTGCTACTTG GCTCAGCGGCAGGCACCAACCATGGGCTCGCAGGCCCCAGCCCAGGGTCCCGTGCAGACCCTCATCTTCTTGGACCTGGAGGCCACTGGCCTGCCTTCCTCTCAGCCCAAGGTCACGGAGCTGTGCTTGCTGGCTGTCCACAGATGTGCCCTGGagagctcccccacccctcagggGCAACGTCCCACAGTGCCCCCACCACCTCGGGTGGTAGACAAGCTCTCTCTGTGCGTGGCTCCAGGGAAGGCCTGCAGCCCAGAAGCCAGTAAGATCACAGGCCTGAGCACAGCTGTACTGGCAGCACATGGGCGTCAACGCTTCGATGCCGACCTGGCCAACCTGCTCCAAGCCTTCCTACGGCGCCAGCCACAGCCCTGGTGCCTTGTGGCACACAACGGTGACCGATACGACTTCCCCTTGCTCCAGGCAGAGCTGGCTGTCCTAGGCCTTGCCAGCATTCTGGATGGTGCCTTCTGTGTGGATAGCATTGCTGCCTTGAAGGCCCTGGAGCAAGCTGCCAGCCCCTCGGAGCATGGCCCAAGGAAAAGCTACAGCCTTGGTAGCATCTACACACGCTTGTATGGGCAGGCCCCACCAGACTCCCACATGGCTGAGGGTGACGTCCTAGCCCTGCTCAGCATCTGTCAGTGGAGGCCACAGGCCCTGCTACAGTGGGTTGATGCTAATGCCAGGCCTTTCAGCACTGTCAAGCCCATGTATGGGGTCACAGCCTCTGCTGGAACCAACCCAACACCATCTGCCACCACAGCCACTATACCCCTGGCTAGAGCCAGGGACACTAGTGTTAACATTGGCAGGGGCAGGAAGCCCAAGACCCTTCCTCCCGTGGAGGGCCCTGAAGCCTCACCCAGGGAGGGATTGCTGGCCCCACTGGGCCTGCTGGCCTTCCTCACCTTGGCAATAGCCACACTGTATGGGCTCTCCCTGGCCACACCTGGGCAATAG
- the TREX1 gene encoding three-prime repair exonuclease 1 isoform X1 yields the protein MLGRDRPGLLTAGRASLRTAYRRLTLCFTSRHCCQQEPARLHPESLLPDCYLAQRQAPTMGSQAPAQGPVQTLIFLDLEATGLPSSQPKVTELCLLAVHRCALESSPTPQGQRPTVPPPPRVVDKLSLCVAPGKACSPEASKITGLSTAVLAAHGRQRFDADLANLLQAFLRRQPQPWCLVAHNGDRYDFPLLQAELAVLGLASILDGAFCVDSIAALKALEQAASPSEHGPRKSYSLGSIYTRLYGQAPPDSHMAEGDVLALLSICQWRPQALLQWVDANARPFSTVKPMYGVTASAGTNPTPSATTATIPLARARDTSVNIGRGRKPKTLPPVEGPEASPREGLLAPLGLLAFLTLAIATLYGLSLATPGQ from the exons ATGCTGGGGAGGGACAGACCTGGCCTGCTGACAGCAGGGCGGGCCTCACTTAGGACAGCCTATAGGCGGCTCACACTCTGTTTCACTTCCCGCCACTGCTGCCAGCAAGAACCAGCCAGACTGCACCCTGAATCACTGCTGCCTGACTGCTACTTG GCTCAGCGGCAGGCACCAACCATGGGCTCGCAGGCCCCAGCCCAGGGTCCCGTGCAGACCCTCATCTTCTTGGACCTGGAGGCCACTGGCCTGCCTTCCTCTCAGCCCAAGGTCACGGAGCTGTGCTTGCTGGCTGTCCACAGATGTGCCCTGGagagctcccccacccctcagggGCAACGTCCCACAGTGCCCCCACCACCTCGGGTGGTAGACAAGCTCTCTCTGTGCGTGGCTCCAGGGAAGGCCTGCAGCCCAGAAGCCAGTAAGATCACAGGCCTGAGCACAGCTGTACTGGCAGCACATGGGCGTCAACGCTTCGATGCCGACCTGGCCAACCTGCTCCAAGCCTTCCTACGGCGCCAGCCACAGCCCTGGTGCCTTGTGGCACACAACGGTGACCGATACGACTTCCCCTTGCTCCAGGCAGAGCTGGCTGTCCTAGGCCTTGCCAGCATTCTGGATGGTGCCTTCTGTGTGGATAGCATTGCTGCCTTGAAGGCCCTGGAGCAAGCTGCCAGCCCCTCGGAGCATGGCCCAAGGAAAAGCTACAGCCTTGGTAGCATCTACACACGCTTGTATGGGCAGGCCCCACCAGACTCCCACATGGCTGAGGGTGACGTCCTAGCCCTGCTCAGCATCTGTCAGTGGAGGCCACAGGCCCTGCTACAGTGGGTTGATGCTAATGCCAGGCCTTTCAGCACTGTCAAGCCCATGTATGGGGTCACAGCCTCTGCTGGAACCAACCCAACACCATCTGCCACCACAGCCACTATACCCCTGGCTAGAGCCAGGGACACTAGTGTTAACATTGGCAGGGGCAGGAAGCCCAAGACCCTTCCTCCCGTGGAGGGCCCTGAAGCCTCACCCAGGGAGGGATTGCTGGCCCCACTGGGCCTGCTGGCCTTCCTCACCTTGGCAATAGCCACACTGTATGGGCTCTCCCTGGCCACACCTGGGCAATAG